The Paenibacillus sp. MBLB1832 genome has a window encoding:
- the yhbH gene encoding sporulation protein YhbH has translation MTEPLFIVSKEDWSLHRKGYQDQNRHQEKVKEAIKQNLPDLVTDESIVMSNGKQVVKVPIKSLDEYRFRYNFNKGKHVGQGDGDSQVGDVLGTDPQPAQGPGKGEGAGDQAGEDYYEAEVSMEELQAMLFSELELPNLLQKEKKNMTTTEVIFNDIRKKGIMSNIDKKRTILENMRRNSRSSSPGIHHISPDDLRFKTWEEVEKPHSNALIIAMMDTSGSMGSFEKYIARSFFFWMTRFLRTKYENVEIVFIAHHTEAKEVTEEEFFTKGESGGTICSSAYQTAIDIIDKRYPPSQFNIYPFHFSDGDNLTSDNERCVKLITQLMERSNMFGYGEVNQYNRSSTLMSAFRHINNPKFLHYVIREKGEVYKALKTFFTKKEGVPAQ, from the coding sequence ATGACAGAGCCGTTATTTATCGTTTCCAAAGAGGATTGGTCGCTGCATCGCAAAGGATACCAAGATCAAAACAGGCATCAAGAAAAGGTCAAAGAGGCCATCAAGCAGAACCTCCCCGATCTCGTTACGGACGAAAGCATTGTCATGTCAAATGGAAAACAAGTCGTCAAGGTGCCGATAAAAAGCCTCGATGAATACCGCTTCCGCTACAACTTCAACAAAGGCAAGCATGTGGGTCAAGGAGACGGTGACTCGCAAGTTGGCGATGTCTTAGGGACGGATCCGCAGCCCGCGCAAGGGCCAGGAAAGGGTGAAGGCGCAGGCGATCAAGCCGGCGAGGACTATTACGAAGCGGAAGTGAGCATGGAAGAGCTGCAGGCGATGTTATTTTCAGAGCTGGAACTGCCGAATTTGCTTCAAAAAGAAAAGAAAAATATGACGACAACGGAAGTCATCTTCAACGATATTCGTAAAAAGGGGATCATGTCCAACATTGACAAGAAGCGGACGATTCTTGAAAATATGCGGCGCAACTCACGCTCCAGCTCGCCTGGCATCCATCACATTTCACCCGATGATCTTCGTTTTAAGACGTGGGAAGAAGTCGAGAAGCCGCATTCCAATGCGCTGATTATCGCCATGATGGATACCTCGGGGTCCATGGGCTCCTTTGAGAAGTACATAGCCCGCTCCTTCTTCTTCTGGATGACCCGCTTCCTGCGCACGAAATATGAGAATGTGGAAATTGTGTTCATCGCCCATCATACAGAGGCCAAGGAGGTTACCGAGGAAGAGTTCTTCACGAAAGGTGAAAGCGGTGGAACGATCTGCTCGTCCGCTTACCAAACCGCCATAGACATTATCGATAAGCGCTACCCGCCGTCGCAATTCAATATTTATCCGTTCCATTTCTCCGATGGCGATAATTTAACCTCTGATAACGAACGCTGTGTGAAGCTGATTACGCAGTTGATGGAGCGTTCAAACATGTTTGGATACGGTGAAGTCAATCAATACAATCGCAGCTCAACCTTGATGTCAGCCTTCCGACATATTAATAACCCCAAATTTCTACACTATGTCATCCGTGAAAAAGGTGAAGTGTATAAAGCTTTGAAAACCTTTTTTACCAAAAAGGAAGGAGTGCCTGCACAGTGA
- a CDS encoding SpoVR family protein: MSKSYIQQLEYAIDEITEIAKGFGLDFYPMRYEICPAEIIYTFGAYGMPTRYSHWSFGKNFHRMKTQYDFGLSKIYELVINSDPCYAFLLDGNSLIQNKLIVAHVLAHCDFFKNNARFAKTNRNMVESMSATAERIRQYEIEHGIDEVEQFIDAVLAIQEHIDPVLTLSYRQTRKRQEMNRASSPSSPTGATYGYEDLWDLDSRNKPATAQEKEEAKRFPPKPEKDILLFIEEHAPYLENWQRDILTMLRDEMLYFWPQMETKIMNEGWASYWHQHILREMDLTEEETIEYSKLNSSVVVPSRHSLNPYYLGVKIFEDIEKRWDSPTEEEIRRHGRTPGQGRKKIFEVREYESDTSFIRNYLNKPLVEELDLYVFEKKGPEWKITDKTWENTRDQLIYSRVNGGFPYIVIEDGDYQRNGELYLKHMYEGVELDLKYVERTLPYIYKLWGKSIHMHTMVEDKPVLFSFDGKKHHRRFL; the protein is encoded by the coding sequence GTGAGCAAATCCTACATCCAGCAGCTGGAGTATGCGATCGATGAAATTACGGAGATAGCGAAGGGCTTTGGGCTCGACTTTTATCCGATGCGATATGAAATCTGTCCAGCAGAAATCATCTACACGTTCGGTGCCTATGGGATGCCAACGCGCTACAGTCACTGGAGTTTCGGTAAGAATTTTCATCGTATGAAAACACAGTACGACTTCGGATTGAGCAAAATTTATGAGCTGGTCATCAATTCGGACCCCTGCTACGCGTTTCTTCTCGACGGCAATTCACTCATTCAAAATAAACTGATTGTGGCGCACGTGCTGGCGCATTGCGACTTCTTCAAGAACAACGCGCGTTTCGCCAAAACGAACCGCAACATGGTCGAGAGCATGTCAGCCACCGCTGAGCGCATTCGCCAATACGAAATCGAACATGGCATCGACGAGGTGGAGCAATTCATTGATGCAGTGCTGGCGATTCAAGAGCATATTGACCCTGTCTTGACCTTGTCATACCGCCAAACCCGTAAACGTCAAGAAATGAACAGGGCATCTTCGCCTTCGTCTCCGACGGGAGCAACGTATGGCTACGAGGATTTATGGGACCTAGACAGTAGAAACAAACCTGCCACCGCACAGGAAAAAGAAGAAGCGAAGCGATTCCCGCCGAAGCCGGAGAAGGACATTCTCCTTTTTATCGAAGAGCATGCTCCTTACTTGGAGAACTGGCAACGGGATATTTTGACCATGCTGCGGGATGAGATGCTTTATTTCTGGCCGCAAATGGAAACGAAAATCATGAACGAAGGCTGGGCTTCATACTGGCATCAACATATTCTGCGGGAAATGGATTTGACCGAGGAAGAGACGATTGAGTACTCTAAGCTGAACTCCTCCGTCGTCGTGCCGTCGCGGCATTCCTTGAATCCCTACTATCTCGGAGTCAAAATATTCGAAGACATCGAAAAGCGGTGGGATTCCCCGACGGAAGAGGAAATTCGCCGACACGGCCGCACGCCTGGGCAAGGCAGGAAGAAAATATTCGAGGTCCGCGAGTACGAATCCGACACGTCCTTTATCCGCAACTATTTGAACAAACCGTTGGTTGAGGAATTGGACCTGTACGTATTTGAGAAGAAAGGTCCAGAGTGGAAAATTACGGATAAAACGTGGGAGAACACGCGGGATCAGCTCATTTACTCCCGTGTTAACGGTGGATTCCCTTATATCGTGATCGAGGATGGTGACTACCAGCGGAACGGGGAATTGTACTTGAAGCACATGTACGAAGGTGTGGAGCTGGATTTGAAATATGTGGAGCGCACGCTCCCCTACATCTACAAGCTGTGGGGCAAATCGATCCATATGCATACGATGGTGGAAGATAAGCCGGTGCTGTTTAGTTTTGATGGGAAGAAGCATCATCGAAGATTTTTGTAA
- a CDS encoding nucleotide sugar dehydrogenase, producing the protein MTIKRDVGETGPRMRTIAIIGLGYVGLPLVLHMLKNEYSVVGFDVDAQKISALRAGTSYITEIGDFEIVEALSTGRLAVTDRYQEMGEADAFIVCVPTPLSERGTPELSYLTQAVSEISLLVPKGKLIVLESSTYPGTTREVVAPILERIGLTIGQDVYLAYSPERIDPGNKDFPCHKIPKVVGGMTPACLERVEELYRGVFPLIHSVSTVETAEMAKIMENAYRLVNISFVNELAIICDELNLDIWEVIEAAKTKPFGFTGFYPGPGIGGHCIPVDPIYLEWKIGQYGLGSEFIQLSQSVNHRMPQYIAGQIQKLLNTRTLQHTRMLVYGAAYKKDIADSRESSALELMQVLQNLGAHVVYHDPYIPHVKVGGELWDSVELRPELLAEMDAVILATDHSSMPLSLILAQAKLVYDTRNATHGYEGVGMAKVVRLGGGGH; encoded by the coding sequence GTGACGATCAAGCGGGATGTGGGTGAAACCGGTCCTCGGATGCGAACCATAGCCATAATCGGGCTAGGGTATGTTGGACTTCCGCTGGTTTTGCATATGTTAAAAAATGAGTACAGTGTCGTGGGCTTTGATGTAGATGCTCAGAAGATCTCAGCATTAAGGGCAGGAACGAGTTATATTACAGAAATTGGGGATTTTGAAATTGTGGAAGCCCTTTCGACTGGGCGGTTGGCAGTGACGGATCGGTATCAAGAAATGGGTGAAGCGGATGCTTTCATCGTATGTGTCCCCACCCCGCTTAGTGAGCGGGGGACGCCAGAATTAAGTTATTTAACGCAAGCTGTTTCCGAGATCTCCTTGCTTGTTCCCAAAGGAAAGCTGATCGTCCTAGAGAGCTCAACATATCCAGGTACGACCAGGGAGGTTGTTGCCCCGATTTTGGAGCGAATCGGACTGACGATTGGGCAGGACGTTTATTTGGCTTACTCGCCTGAGAGAATTGATCCTGGTAACAAGGATTTTCCATGTCACAAAATCCCGAAGGTTGTTGGCGGGATGACACCAGCCTGTCTGGAGCGAGTCGAAGAACTATACAGAGGTGTATTTCCCCTTATTCATTCGGTCTCCACCGTGGAAACGGCCGAGATGGCCAAGATCATGGAGAACGCTTATCGATTGGTCAACATTTCCTTCGTCAATGAACTGGCCATCATCTGCGATGAGCTGAATCTGGATATTTGGGAAGTGATTGAAGCGGCGAAAACGAAGCCTTTTGGGTTCACTGGCTTTTATCCAGGACCAGGGATTGGAGGACACTGCATTCCAGTTGATCCTATTTATTTGGAATGGAAGATTGGGCAGTATGGGCTAGGGTCTGAATTCATTCAACTCTCGCAATCTGTCAACCACCGTATGCCCCAATATATTGCAGGTCAGATTCAGAAGCTCTTAAATACGAGGACATTACAACATACCCGGATGTTAGTTTACGGGGCAGCCTATAAGAAGGACATCGCCGACTCACGTGAGTCTTCGGCCCTTGAATTGATGCAAGTCCTGCAAAATTTGGGAGCTCATGTCGTCTACCACGATCCTTATATCCCACACGTAAAAGTGGGTGGCGAGTTATGGGACAGTGTGGAGCTAAGACCTGAGCTTTTGGCAGAAATGGATGCTGTGATACTAGCTACGGACCACTCTTCGATGCCACTTTCCCTCATTCTTGCGCAAGCGAAGCTTGTCTATGACACGAGAAATGCAACACATGGCTATGAAGGGGTAGGAATGGCCAAGGTTGTCCGCTTAGGCGGCGGTGGCCATTAA
- a CDS encoding GT-D fold domain-containing glycosyltransferase, with amino-acid sequence MGEFLTRRQTYTRIRYALNHKKPLSLVRIGDGENICLSQKSLWSIKRVMKEPWVKRKDKGVTLPNLRLRNQMVSEIRRASIVGLLSPNDTLIRAPRYQKRPLTNKVFAYFRISPRLTCNACINRYATGDKDFWKLLRGRRIFIISKHAKSMKKKLRKRGLNVVGTLSFTHYKQISHTVDKVGAKRHTFDLVLISTGVNAVILAPRIARRTRKVALDFGQWHKKHKGPA; translated from the coding sequence GTGGGGGAATTTTTGACGAGGAGACAAACATACACAAGAATTCGATACGCTTTGAATCATAAAAAACCGTTATCGCTAGTCCGAATTGGTGATGGTGAGAATATTTGCCTATCTCAGAAATCGCTGTGGTCCATCAAACGTGTGATGAAGGAGCCTTGGGTTAAGAGGAAGGATAAGGGGGTAACCTTGCCTAATCTTCGACTACGCAATCAGATGGTAAGCGAAATTCGAAGAGCTTCCATAGTTGGCTTATTGTCGCCAAACGATACATTGATTCGGGCGCCGAGGTATCAGAAGCGTCCACTAACTAATAAGGTGTTCGCCTACTTCCGTATATCCCCTCGTTTGACTTGCAATGCTTGCATCAATCGGTATGCCACTGGAGACAAAGACTTCTGGAAACTGTTGAGGGGCAGAAGGATCTTCATCATCAGCAAGCACGCCAAAAGCATGAAGAAAAAATTGCGGAAAAGAGGGTTAAACGTAGTCGGAACCCTTTCCTTCACCCATTATAAACAAATCAGCCATACCGTCGATAAAGTCGGAGCCAAACGGCACACCTTCGACTTGGTTCTCATCTCGACTGGTGTAAATGCGGTCATTCTCGCTCCTAGAATCGCGAGGAGAACACGGAAAGTTGCCCTCGATTTCGGCCAATGGCATAAAAAGCATAAAGGACCGGCTTAA
- a CDS encoding glycosyltransferase family 2 protein produces MKTKKQLRRHAGVSVITVTNKPDFMKNIIRNYRHQTWSRRELIIVLNHHRMKPSAYRAYAKRKGVQASVFKLPEKAYLGECLNYGIRRARFKYIAKFDDDDYYGPAYLGEAVHKAESTKADLVGKNQFYMYMVHTKQLLLVKKGKKNSVAGATLVFRRSLFPRVKFKRIRAGSDMMFLQDVWKRGGKTRTVGKLHFAAIRRANQSRHTWKINQTTMRNMRATVIARTGKYEGIVRGLKRR; encoded by the coding sequence GTGAAAACGAAGAAGCAACTCCGTCGCCACGCAGGTGTTTCGGTAATTACGGTAACGAATAAGCCCGACTTTATGAAAAATATCATTCGCAATTATCGACATCAGACATGGTCCCGCCGGGAATTAATTATCGTCTTGAATCACCACAGGATGAAACCCTCCGCTTACAGAGCCTATGCGAAACGAAAGGGCGTACAGGCTTCTGTTTTTAAGCTGCCAGAGAAAGCTTATTTGGGAGAATGTCTGAATTATGGCATTCGTAGAGCCCGCTTTAAGTACATTGCCAAATTTGATGATGATGATTACTATGGACCTGCTTACTTAGGGGAAGCGGTCCACAAGGCAGAGAGCACGAAGGCAGACCTCGTTGGAAAAAATCAATTTTATATGTACATGGTCCATACGAAACAGCTTTTACTTGTGAAAAAAGGAAAGAAGAATTCTGTAGCTGGGGCGACGTTAGTATTCCGGAGAAGTCTCTTCCCCCGCGTTAAATTTAAACGAATACGCGCCGGATCGGACATGATGTTTCTTCAGGATGTGTGGAAGCGTGGCGGTAAGACGCGCACCGTAGGTAAGCTTCACTTCGCCGCTATCCGCAGAGCGAATCAATCTAGGCACACCTGGAAAATCAATCAAACGACGATGCGGAATATGCGGGCGACCGTCATTGCGCGGACAGGAAAGTACGAGGGTATCGTGCGAGGACTCAAGCGTAGATGA
- a CDS encoding ABC transporter permease, translating into MNAYIQLTLSQLRFFVRNRQVLIFTLFMPLFFMIMLGSFLGKGNDITLDGVVIDQDQSAASRVMVEALQSNAILKLKPSEDVDKSLEQLKHGDQKLVIIVPKNYGEAVGAKGADSTKASFLQVYYDQTNQQSAQIGLQTVNQVADGVSKLLSNYMPIVRVEPIGVQALQLRYIDFLVPGILAMMIMSNNLNGVSGQIASWRERSVLRRMQSTPLKASTFIAAQITARLVMNTAQALIVLLVGSLIFGTQVNGSWALLLLFIVVGTLTFMSIGFIIAGVAKTPESAGPIAGLISFPLMFLGGVFFPVSSMPAFLQPIVKSIPITQLSTAIRQVMNVGAGFGELWQEGLMLAIWLVVSFIVATFTFKWE; encoded by the coding sequence ATGAATGCCTATATTCAGTTGACGCTCAGTCAGCTTCGTTTTTTTGTAAGAAATCGTCAGGTACTTATATTCACGCTGTTTATGCCGTTATTTTTCATGATTATGTTGGGCTCATTTCTTGGAAAAGGCAATGACATTACCTTGGATGGCGTCGTGATCGACCAGGATCAAAGTGCGGCATCGCGAGTGATGGTGGAGGCGCTGCAATCGAATGCCATTTTGAAGCTGAAGCCTTCGGAAGATGTGGATAAATCGCTGGAGCAATTGAAGCACGGCGATCAGAAACTTGTTATTATTGTGCCAAAAAATTACGGTGAAGCCGTTGGCGCGAAGGGGGCAGACAGCACGAAGGCTAGCTTCCTGCAAGTGTATTATGACCAGACGAACCAGCAAAGCGCTCAAATCGGCTTGCAAACGGTGAATCAGGTAGCGGATGGCGTATCCAAACTATTATCGAATTATATGCCGATTGTTCGAGTTGAACCCATTGGCGTGCAAGCCTTGCAGCTGCGGTATATTGATTTCTTAGTGCCAGGTATCTTGGCCATGATGATCATGTCGAACAATTTGAACGGCGTTTCTGGTCAAATTGCTTCCTGGCGAGAGCGCAGTGTCCTGCGTCGGATGCAGAGCACGCCGCTGAAAGCGTCGACCTTCATTGCCGCGCAGATTACCGCTCGCCTCGTCATGAACACCGCGCAGGCGTTGATCGTTCTGCTTGTCGGCTCGTTAATATTCGGCACGCAAGTGAACGGCTCTTGGGCCCTTCTATTGCTTTTTATCGTGGTGGGGACGCTCACCTTCATGTCCATCGGCTTCATTATCGCGGGTGTGGCGAAGACGCCAGAAAGCGCTGGGCCGATTGCAGGCTTGATTTCGTTTCCGCTTATGTTCTTGGGCGGGGTGTTCTTCCCTGTGTCCAGCATGCCGGCCTTCCTGCAGCCCATCGTGAAATCCATTCCGATCACTCAACTCAGCACCGCCATCCGGCAGGTTATGAACGTGGGGGCGGGCTTTGGCGAGCTCTGGCAAGAAGGGCTAATGCTGGCGATCTGGTTGGTGGTGTCCTTCATCGTTGCTACGTTCACGTTTAAGTGGGAGTAA
- a CDS encoding ABC transporter ATP-binding protein produces the protein MESSPIVIEADELVKNYGSFQAVRCVNFQVYQGEVFGLLGPNGAGKTTTMEMIEGLRKPDGGRAIVAGYDTQKDLAKVKEVIGVQLQSTSLFELLTVEEIMRMYASFYPNSVPIQPLLADMTLTDKRKGRVKHLSGGQKQRLAIGLALLNDPKVIFLDEPTTGLDPTARRTLWDIILKLKERGKTIVLSTHYMEEAHVLCDRICLMDQGKVVALDTPRNLVRSLQSDSAIEFRLPELDEVKKESVLAELHEVREVKGIDVRKDVFVLYTDKLQDSLIDLIEKSAGGKLEFTDLQTRTATLEDVFISMTGRSLNEE, from the coding sequence ATGGAGTCGTCACCTATTGTGATTGAAGCGGATGAGCTGGTTAAAAATTATGGCTCGTTTCAAGCCGTGCGATGCGTTAACTTTCAGGTCTACCAAGGCGAAGTCTTCGGGCTTCTTGGTCCTAATGGCGCAGGCAAAACAACGACGATGGAGATGATTGAGGGACTGCGCAAACCGGATGGCGGCCGTGCCATCGTTGCTGGGTACGATACGCAGAAAGACCTAGCAAAGGTCAAAGAAGTGATCGGCGTTCAGTTGCAATCGACATCGCTTTTTGAGCTGCTGACGGTTGAGGAAATTATGAGAATGTACGCCAGCTTTTATCCCAACTCAGTTCCGATTCAGCCGTTATTAGCGGATATGACATTAACTGACAAAAGAAAGGGCAGAGTCAAGCATTTATCCGGCGGGCAAAAGCAGCGATTGGCGATCGGACTGGCGCTTTTGAATGATCCTAAAGTTATTTTCTTGGATGAACCAACGACAGGATTAGATCCCACGGCGCGGCGGACGCTTTGGGACATTATTTTGAAGTTGAAGGAACGTGGTAAGACGATTGTCCTCTCCACCCACTATATGGAAGAAGCACATGTGCTTTGTGACCGCATTTGTTTGATGGATCAGGGGAAAGTGGTCGCACTCGACACACCGCGGAATCTCGTGCGAAGCTTGCAATCGGATAGCGCGATTGAGTTCCGACTGCCTGAACTCGATGAAGTGAAGAAGGAGAGTGTGCTGGCGGAGCTTCACGAAGTTCGTGAGGTGAAAGGGATTGATGTGCGCAAGGACGTATTCGTGCTGTACACGGATAAGCTGCAGGACTCCTTAATCGATCTGATTGAGAAAAGCGCAGGCGGCAAACTCGAATTCACCGATCTGCAGACACGGACAGCTACGCTGGAAGATGTGTTCATTTCCATGACGGGAAGGAGCTTGAACGAAGAATGA
- a CDS encoding nicotinate phosphoribosyltransferase, with protein MEKARNELTLHTDKYQINMMYAHWMHGTHTNRAVFEMYFRKLPFHGGYAVFAGLERVIDYLQNLRFGDEEIAYLREQEENYQETFLEALRGFSFTGDVHAVREGTLVFPNMPLVRVVAPMWEAQLIETAILKFVNFQTLIATKASRIKSVAQHDVLLEFGTRRAQEADAAIWGARAAYIAGFHATSNLRAGMLFGIPTKGTHAHAWVQAHDTEEEAFRAYAEALPEQVTLLVDTYDTLRSGVPNAIKTARLLASRGKQLNAIRLDSGDLAYLSQQARRLLDEAGFPAVKIVASNDLDEHIIAGLKAQGARIDSWGVGTQLITAADQPALGGVYKLVAREIDGEFVPVIKISGNPEKVTNPGFKEAYRIVNRATGKAEADYLALQDENGIRQGARIKLFDPLHPYIFKYVEGYEAIPLLQPIFIDGKLIYELPSLNEIRDYHAKQMQTLWPEHVRLLNPEVYRVNLSEALWQKKMDLIHAHANP; from the coding sequence ATGGAGAAGGCTAGGAATGAATTGACCCTGCATACGGATAAATATCAAATCAACATGATGTACGCGCACTGGATGCATGGGACCCATACGAACAGAGCAGTGTTCGAGATGTATTTCCGGAAGCTGCCTTTTCACGGTGGATACGCCGTATTTGCAGGCTTGGAGCGCGTGATTGATTATTTGCAAAACTTGCGTTTTGGCGATGAGGAAATCGCGTATTTGCGGGAGCAGGAGGAAAATTACCAAGAGACGTTTCTCGAAGCGCTGCGCGGGTTCTCATTTACAGGGGATGTGCACGCGGTTCGCGAAGGCACCCTCGTATTTCCAAACATGCCGCTCGTGCGTGTGGTTGCTCCGATGTGGGAAGCCCAGTTGATCGAGACGGCGATACTCAAGTTCGTGAACTTCCAAACGCTCATCGCGACGAAAGCTTCGCGTATCAAAAGCGTCGCCCAGCACGACGTGCTGCTGGAGTTCGGCACGCGCCGCGCCCAGGAAGCGGATGCCGCGATCTGGGGCGCCAGAGCCGCCTATATCGCGGGCTTCCACGCGACATCGAACCTACGCGCCGGGATGCTGTTCGGCATCCCGACCAAGGGCACCCACGCGCACGCGTGGGTGCAGGCGCACGACACGGAAGAGGAAGCCTTCCGTGCGTACGCCGAAGCCCTGCCCGAGCAGGTGACCCTGCTCGTGGACACCTACGACACGCTGCGCAGCGGCGTGCCGAATGCGATCAAGACCGCGCGCCTGCTCGCCAGCCGCGGCAAGCAACTGAACGCCATTCGCCTCGACAGCGGCGATTTGGCGTACTTGTCCCAGCAGGCGCGGCGCCTGCTGGATGAGGCGGGCTTTCCTGCGGTGAAGATTGTGGCATCCAATGACTTGGATGAACACATCATCGCAGGGCTGAAAGCCCAAGGGGCCCGGATCGACAGCTGGGGCGTCGGCACCCAGCTGATCACCGCCGCCGACCAGCCTGCGCTCGGCGGGGTGTATAAGCTCGTTGCCCGCGAGATCGACGGCGAATTCGTGCCGGTGATTAAGATTTCGGGCAACCCCGAGAAAGTGACCAATCCGGGCTTCAAGGAAGCCTATCGGATTGTTAACCGCGCAACGGGTAAAGCGGAAGCGGATTACTTGGCTTTGCAGGACGAAAATGGCATTCGACAAGGGGCGCGAATTAAGCTGTTCGACCCCCTCCACCCTTACATCTTCAAATATGTAGAGGGATACGAAGCGATTCCGCTGCTTCAACCAATTTTCATAGATGGCAAGCTCATTTACGAGCTTCCTAGCCTGAATGAGATTCGTGATTATCATGCGAAGCAAATGCAGACCTTGTGGCCCGAGCATGTGCGGCTGCTCAATCCCGAAGTGTATCGCGTGAATTTGAGCGAAGCCTTGTGGCAAAAGAAAATGGATTTAATACATGCTCACGCCAATCCATGA
- a CDS encoding cysteine hydrolase family protein has protein sequence MKALIVIDYTVDFVVGKLPCGEPAIAIEQRVCELTEQFVNQQDYVVMAVDLHEAEDPFHPESKLFPPHNIRDTEGRALYGELKSVYNHRHNHMDWLDKTRYSAFCGTDLELKLRARGVHELHLAGVCTDICVLHTAVDAYNKGFALTIHADAVASFDHEGHAWALRHYEQTLGAKVVRDWSN, from the coding sequence ATGAAAGCATTAATTGTTATCGATTATACCGTTGATTTCGTCGTTGGAAAGCTGCCATGCGGGGAGCCAGCCATCGCCATTGAGCAGCGCGTATGCGAGTTGACGGAGCAATTTGTAAACCAACAAGATTACGTTGTTATGGCAGTTGATTTGCATGAAGCGGAAGATCCTTTTCATCCTGAGTCGAAGTTGTTCCCTCCGCACAATATTCGAGATACTGAAGGGCGAGCACTCTATGGAGAATTGAAAAGTGTGTACAATCATCGCCACAATCACATGGATTGGTTGGACAAAACAAGATACAGCGCCTTCTGCGGGACGGATCTTGAACTGAAATTGAGAGCGCGCGGGGTGCATGAGCTGCATTTGGCGGGGGTGTGCACGGACATTTGCGTCTTACATACCGCGGTTGACGCGTATAATAAGGGCTTTGCGCTTACCATTCATGCGGATGCTGTTGCCAGCTTTGATCACGAGGGTCATGCTTGGGCTTTGAGGCATTATGAGCAGACGCTAGGGGCTAAGGTTGTTCGGGATTGGTCAAATTAA
- a CDS encoding SPW repeat domain-containing protein gives MYLRNCLSAIMGIWVLLNPWVFGFGDVTNALFGCAIIGSLQFVCSMLVLGKTGDHMWQNWACVVTGALSIVLPNVFQLGMLAFLSFIFFGFMTILVNYANIYPDSQ, from the coding sequence ATGTATTTGAGAAATTGTCTGTCGGCGATCATGGGAATCTGGGTTCTTCTTAATCCATGGGTGTTTGGTTTCGGGGATGTGACGAATGCGCTGTTCGGATGTGCGATAATCGGGAGTCTGCAGTTTGTATGTTCGATGTTAGTATTGGGCAAAACTGGGGATCATATGTGGCAGAACTGGGCCTGCGTGGTCACAGGTGCATTAAGCATCGTTCTTCCGAATGTGTTTCAGCTGGGGATGCTGGCTTTCCTTTCCTTCATCTTCTTCGGATTCATGACCATTCTGGTGAACTATGCCAATATATACCCAGATTCACAATGA